TTGCAGGCAGATTCGAGGTTTCAAAAGTAGAGGTTTTAAGTTGAGAAAACAAAGTTTCTAAAGAAGGACGTTGGCATATGCGAATTATATGCACAACGACAGTCTCTAAAAATGTTTTTTCAAAAATTGTCTGTTGCAGGTGTTTCGCTGCTTCCCCAAGAAAATCAATGATCTCTAATAGGCATTCATGGGAATAGTATTGTGATATAGCCCTTAGGGAAGAGCCTTTTTGATCTTTGCTAAAAAGAAGGTCACGATAAAAAAGAGTAAGATCATGAAGGAAAGTAATCGGTGCTACCCCAGAATTTATAGCTGTTGTTACTGGGAATAAAGCCTCAGTATAGTTTTTAGCACGAATAGAGGCTTCTAAAGAGCATAAGGTATCCTCAGATACCAATCCTAAAGCATCGGCTACCGATGCTGGCGAGAGCGTTTCAGGGAATAATCCTGTTACATAATCATAAAGGGATTCTGCATCGCGTAAGCTTCCTTGGGCAGCTCGAGCAATAGGAAGTAAAGCTTCTCTAGAAACTTCTATAGAGCTAGAAAGAGATATCGAAACTAGCTTATCAACAATCATTTCCTCAGGAATTCTTTTTAAGTGCATTTTTTGACAACGACTTAAAATTGTACTGGGTATCTTATGATTTTCCGTGGTTGCTAGGAAAAATTTTACATGGCTGGGAGGCTCTTCTAAGGTTTTTAATAAAGAGTTGAAGGCCTCTTTTGTGAGCATATGCACTTCATCAATGATGTAAATTTTATATTGAGATTTTGCCGGAGTAAATAAGACAGTTTCATTGATTTGGCGGATATCTTCGATTCCTCTATGTGAGGCTCCATCAATTTCTATAACGTCTAAAGAGGCCCCTGAAGAGATCTCTTTGCATATGCA
This window of the Chlamydia sp. BM-2023 genome carries:
- the dnaX gene encoding DNA polymerase III subunit gamma/tau, whose product is MTSQTYQVSSRKYRPQTFTEILGQDSVVTVLKNALQFHRVAHAYLFSGIRGTGKTTLARIFAKALNCKELGENQEPCNQCCICKEISSGASLDVIEIDGASHRGIEDIRQINETVLFTPAKSQYKIYIIDEVHMLTKEAFNSLLKTLEEPPSHVKFFLATTENHKIPSTILSRCQKMHLKRIPEEMIVDKLVSISLSSSIEVSREALLPIARAAQGSLRDAESLYDYVTGLFPETLSPASVADALGLVSEDTLCSLEASIRAKNYTEALFPVTTAINSGVAPITFLHDLTLFYRDLLFSKDQKGSSLRAISQYYSHECLLEIIDFLGEAAKHLQQTIFEKTFLETVVVHIIRICQRPSLETLFSQLKTSTFETSNLPASPLQQIQTKPMLEPERHYEEQSFLASRPKPSVPNPLQKEASPSSEGSANIDTLLQFAVVEFSGILTKE